The Methanomassiliicoccales archaeon genomic sequence AACGAATGGTTGCACACGAACACCGTCCTCAATAGCCCTTTCGAGGCTCTCAACATTCGACGAGCTGATCGGTGTTCCGACGAATTGATGATAGATCGTTCCCAACTTGATCCCAGCCTCAAAAGCAGCCCGTTCTCTCTTCGTGCATTTGAAGTACTTCGATGCGAGTTCATCCCTACTTGTCAACCAATCGCCCCACGATTTTCAATGAATGATCTCATAATCAAATATATCAATTAAGAGGTTCCAATACGAGTTTCGCATCAATTACGATCGTATCGTATTCTCTCACAAAAACTGGATTGAGATCGAGCTGATTAATATGCTCCTCATACTCGTCACCAAATCTTGCAACCTTCACCAGAAGATTGAGGAGCGATTCTCTATCTGTTTTCACGTTTCTGAAGCCGCGAAAAAGCTTCTGTGCCTTGATTTCATCGATCATTTCTTCAGCATCAAATCTGGTGATGGGGACAAGTCTGAAGGAAACATCATTGTATAGTTCAGTTAATACCCCACCAATTCCAAACATGATACTCATGCCAAATGTCTTATCCTTGACGAGTCCTACAATGACTTCAACTCCTGGCTTTTCCATCGGTTCAACGAGGACGGACGCACCAGGAAATCTTGACGTAATGATATCGTGATATCGACGAAGTTCCTCTCGGTTTCTTACATTTAAGAAAACACCGCCAACATCGGTCTTGTGCATGATGTCTGAAGAACAGACTTTGACCGCCACAGGAAAATTGATTTCAGCTGATTCGATTTGATCGCGACTCAATATAGTGAAGTTCGTCGTCTTTATACCGTAATCCCTCAGTATTGTTTTTACCTCATATTCTGAAAGGTTTCTTCGTCCTTGCTGTCTCAGCTCTACTATGTCCATGTTATTCCCCAGCCACGGGCAACAACTTCATGGATATTATCTTTTACCCGCGTGTTTTTTGGCAACTTCGAATAAGGATAATATCCCTATGGAAAAGTGGAAAATCTGAATGCTAGGTTGATGGAAGATTGGATGGTAGTGTTGATTTCAAATGATTCTGATTCTCAATGTAGAGCTGTTAAAGCCTTTCCAAGCTTGAAACCGATGTCAAAGGCCTCTCTGTTCAATTCAAACGTTCCTGACGGTGAAATGTCCCGCAATGACTGAATCATCGATCTTTTGCTGATGATTTTGGAGAGATAGACAAACGCTCCGAGCATAATGATATTTGCAATAATTGGCTTTTGCAATTCTCTCGCTTTTCTGATAGCAGGTACCTCGTAATACCTAAGATCGGGCCTCGCCACAACTGCATCAGCGTCGAGGACTACAATCGTGTCAGATTTTGTATCCTGGATAAACTGCTCATACGCTGGTTGTGACATCAAAACTAGAAAATCAGGTTTTTCGACAAAGGGGTAAAATTCGGCTCGGTTTGAAATTCTGACATCGCATTTTGCAGTCCCACCTCGTGCCTCGGGCCCGTAGGACTGGGTCTGCACAGCAAATAGCTCTTTCCCTCCTTTCTTTTCATAAAGGGCGGCAGCTCTTGCAAGCGCAATACCTGAGAAAATGATTCCTTGGCCCCCTACACCCCCAAATCGGACAGAAATTAACATCCCAACATGTAATTCTCAATCAGATTCATATAGGTCACTGAGATCAAATAGGCGCGATGATAGGCCAAAAGATGAAATAGGAGCAGCTTCCATTGAAACTATTGGTGTGGATCTTATGGAAGGCAACGGGTTTTACTCGCTTCCAAAATTGAAATATGGATATCAGGAGCTAGCACCGAATATCTCGGAAGAACAACTGACTATACACCACGACAAACATCATCAGGCATATGTCACTGGTGCAAATACAATTCTTGAAAGGCTGGATAAAGCAAGAAGGGAGAATGTTGAAATCGATATGAAATCAACGCTAAAGGAATTATCTTTTCATATCGGCGGGCACGTCCTCCATTCTTTGTTCTGGGACAATTTGGCCCCGGCACCAAAAGGAGGGGGATCGCCGGGTGGGCGCTTGGCTGATGTACTTATGAAAGAATTTGGCAGCATTGAGCGTTTCAAGAAGGAATTTTCACAGGCGGCGAACAGCGTAGAAGGATCTGGATGGGCAGCACTTGTCTTTTGCAGATTGACGAAACGTCCCCTCATTATGCAAATTGAGAAGCACAACGTTAACATTTATCCTGGATTTCGGATTCTAATGGTACTCGACCTTTGGGAGCATGCTTACTACATAGATTACAGGAATGTCCGGGCTAAATTCGTAGATGCATTTTGGAACATCGTCAACTGGGATGAAGTGGAGAAGAGACTGTCTGAGGCCCTCTAGATAAAAGAGATGGAAAAAATCCAAGGACGGTCTTCTCGCACAACTTCAAAGACTGGTCACGAGTACTATTCGACATAACACATCGTCAATGGCATAGATCGATTCTGGACCAAGACAACAATGCTCCGTCTATTCCCATCGCTCACCAGATATCGAATGGTGCTATAATTGGGTATAGAGACTCGTAATATTGATTGCAGGCTTGCAGCGCGATAACCCAGTAAGATTATCGAACAATTTCATACCTGAACAGCATCCGATTTCACTGATCTCAAAACCTCAGCGAGAGAAGGTCGGTCCCGTTCAACGAACTCTCCAACAGTGATTTGCCCTTTGATGTTCAAATCGACTGGGTCGAGATCCCATAATCTCGTTTTCTCTCTTCGGACTGTCTTGACTCTCAACCATTCGTACATCTGTTTTGGATCTCCCATCTTGTTCCGTCTACCGAAACCAGTGGGACAAGGGGAGACGATCTCAACGAACGAGAATCCCTTTTTCGTAAGCGCTTTTTTCATAGAGCCAATGATTTCTTTTACATTTCTGACAGTCCACCTCGCGACAAAATTCGCACCCGCGGTGACGGCAAGTTCCGCAAGATCGAATGGATATTCTTTGTTGCCGTATGGGGTAGTAGTACTGAATGCGTTATACGGTGTCGTCGTTGACGCTTGGCCACCAGTCATGCCATATATATTGTTGTTGATACAAAAGACGGTCATTTCTGCGTTCCTTCTGCTCGCATTGATAAAATGATTCCCTCCTATCGCGCCGAGATCTCCGTCCCCGGTGAAAACAATGACTTTTAGATCTGGATTCGCCAAATTGATCCCTGTCGCAACGGCAAGAGCCCGGCCATGGGTCGTGTGTATTGAATCTGCGCGGATATATCCCGGGACTCTCGAACTACAGCCAACACCCGAAACAAAAACAACTCGATCCTGGTTTAAATTCAATTCCGAAAACGCCCTATAGAAACAATTCATGACTGTGCCTATCCCACATCCAGGACAAAATATCGTGGGCCACCGATCCTTTCTATACAAATCAAAAAAATCTTCCAAATCAACCACCCTTGAGAAACTTCGCAATTTCCTCCGGAGTGTGGACTTCCCCACCCAATTTTGAAAACAACCTTACCTTAGTACACCCTGCCGTGCACGCGATCCTCTGAATTTCGCGATAGAGCTGCCCCATGTTCATTTCGAGAACTATGATTTCCGTTGCGTGCTCGGCAATCTCAATAATCTGTTTTTCAGGGGTCGGCCATATAGTCTTGAGCTGGAGTAGTCCAATTGACCCATTGTATTTGAGCACCTCTCTCGCTGCGAGGGCCGGAGACCCATATGCCACAATGAATTTTTCGGCGTTCTCATTGAAAATTTGGGTACGGCAAATTTTGTCTCTGTTTTTAAGGATTTTTTCCGAGAGTCTCATAACGAGTTCCTGGTGAACTTCGGGGTCATTTCTGGGATATCCAGCGATATCGTGTGAAAGACCTGTGACGTGTACGCGGAATCCCCTGCCAAAAACTGGGAATTTTGGAACTAGTGAATCGTCATAAGCAAATCCATCATGCCAAACCCTATCCGTTCGGATTTTTCGATTGATGACCTCGAGTTTCTCAGGAACCTTGACTTTTCCACGCATGTGGCCGACTTCCGCATCTGAGAGGACGATAACAGGTACGCGGTATTCCTCTGAGAGGTTGAATGCCTCAACCGTCATATCGAACATATCCTGAACCGTAGCTGGAGCGAGGGCGATGATCTCGTAGTCGCCATGAGATCCAAACTTCGCCTGCATGACATCTCCTTGTGAGGGGAGGGTTGGCAATCCTGTTGATGGCCCGCCTCGCATCACGTTCACGACAACAAGTGGCGTTTCAGTCATCGCCGCATAACCGATACTCTCCTGCATAAGGCTAAACCCAGGACCTGAAGTTGCAGTCATTGCTTTTGCGCCGACCCACGAAGCACCGATGACGGCGGAAATGGAGGCGATTTCGTCCTCCATTTGTATAAAAATCCCATCCTCCTCAGGGAGTCTGAGTGCCAACCTTTCTGCGATTTCTGTTGAAGGAGTTATGGGATACCCAGCAAAAAATCGTAGACCGGCGGCAATAGCGCCCTCTGCACATGCCTCGTTACCCTGCAGAAAATATGTACCCTCAGGCAGCCTCATCGGTCTTTTCCTCCTGGTGTGTCCCAATCGAGCGCGTGATCGGGGCAGGTCAAAATGCACATCTCGCACACCGCCTTTTTCTTATCTTTTCGCTCCCAGTTCGCGCACTTCTCAGGAGAATCAACAACTGGAAGAAAATACCCTCTTTCGCTAAGTGAAGAGCCTTGTTTAAAAACACGCCGAGGGCAAACCAATATACAAAGCCCACATCCCTTGCAATATTCAGGATTGACTCGGACTTGCATGGTTTCCGCTCTAATCTACCAATCATCCTCGTGCGATTTATACATTTACACGTGATACAAAGACCCTGGCTACCCGCTATCCAGACATTTTCTTGTGATTTGTGGTAACTCGAGGTTTCCAACTTATACCATGCCGACGGAGGTAAGAATCGTTTTTTTAAGAGATATCACGATATTCCCACCCGTGGAGTATAGGCAGCTTGGGAAAAGCGATCTGAAGATTTCCGCGATCAGTCTAGGGGCATGGCAATGGGGCATGGGCTTGTACTGGGGATACAAAAAGATGCTCAGAAAAGATGATATCTTCCTTGCGAAAGAGAAGGCAGTTGAATTGGGAGTCAACTTTATTGACACTGCGGA encodes the following:
- a CDS encoding acetate--CoA ligase family protein, giving the protein MDIVELRQQGRRNLSEYEVKTILRDYGIKTTNFTILSRDQIESAEINFPVAVKVCSSDIMHKTDVGGVFLNVRNREELRRYHDIITSRFPGASVLVEPMEKPGVEVIVGLVKDKTFGMSIMFGIGGVLTELYNDVSFRLVPITRFDAEEMIDEIKAQKLFRGFRNVKTDRESLLNLLVKVARFGDEYEEHINQLDLNPVFVREYDTIVIDAKLVLEPLN
- a CDS encoding 2-oxoacid:acceptor oxidoreductase family protein; its protein translation is MLISVRFGGVGGQGIIFSGIALARAAALYEKKGGKELFAVQTQSYGPEARGGTAKCDVRISNRAEFYPFVEKPDFLVLMSQPAYEQFIQDTKSDTIVVLDADAVVARPDLRYYEVPAIRKARELQKPIIANIIMLGAFVYLSKIISKRSMIQSLRDISPSGTFELNREAFDIGFKLGKALTALH
- a CDS encoding superoxide dismutase, with the protein product MEGNGFYSLPKLKYGYQELAPNISEEQLTIHHDKHHQAYVTGANTILERLDKARRENVEIDMKSTLKELSFHIGGHVLHSLFWDNLAPAPKGGGSPGGRLADVLMKEFGSIERFKKEFSQAANSVEGSGWAALVFCRLTKRPLIMQIEKHNVNIYPGFRILMVLDLWEHAYYIDYRNVRAKFVDAFWNIVNWDEVEKRLSEAL
- a CDS encoding 2-oxoacid:ferredoxin oxidoreductase subunit beta, giving the protein MEDFFDLYRKDRWPTIFCPGCGIGTVMNCFYRAFSELNLNQDRVVFVSGVGCSSRVPGYIRADSIHTTHGRALAVATGINLANPDLKVIVFTGDGDLGAIGGNHFINASRRNAEMTVFCINNNIYGMTGGQASTTTPYNAFSTTTPYGNKEYPFDLAELAVTAGANFVARWTVRNVKEIIGSMKKALTKKGFSFVEIVSPCPTGFGRRNKMGDPKQMYEWLRVKTVRREKTRLWDLDPVDLNIKGQITVGEFVERDRPSLAEVLRSVKSDAVQV
- a CDS encoding 2-oxoacid:acceptor oxidoreductase subunit alpha, with amino-acid sequence MRLPEGTYFLQGNEACAEGAIAAGLRFFAGYPITPSTEIAERLALRLPEEDGIFIQMEDEIASISAVIGASWVGAKAMTATSGPGFSLMQESIGYAAMTETPLVVVNVMRGGPSTGLPTLPSQGDVMQAKFGSHGDYEIIALAPATVQDMFDMTVEAFNLSEEYRVPVIVLSDAEVGHMRGKVKVPEKLEVINRKIRTDRVWHDGFAYDDSLVPKFPVFGRGFRVHVTGLSHDIAGYPRNDPEVHQELVMRLSEKILKNRDKICRTQIFNENAEKFIVAYGSPALAAREVLKYNGSIGLLQLKTIWPTPEKQIIEIAEHATEIIVLEMNMGQLYREIQRIACTAGCTKVRLFSKLGGEVHTPEEIAKFLKGG
- a CDS encoding ferredoxin family protein, coding for MQVRVNPEYCKGCGLCILVCPRRVFKQGSSLSERGYFLPVVDSPEKCANWERKDKKKAVCEMCILTCPDHALDWDTPGGKDR